One window from the genome of Elaeis guineensis isolate ETL-2024a chromosome 5, EG11, whole genome shotgun sequence encodes:
- the LOC140858173 gene encoding uncharacterized protein gives MASARRVSLIVAASVGAVEALKDQAGLCRWNYALRSLQQRAKSNMGSLAQTRRMSSSSNIEMIKGREGIDEKAKRSEDSLRKVMYLSCWGPN, from the coding sequence atggcctcTGCGAGGAGGGTTTCTTTGATTGTGGCAGCAAGCGTGGGGGCAGTGGAAGCTCTCAAGGATCAAGCGGGGCTTTGCCGATGGAACTATGCCCTCAGGTCTCTCCAACAGCGAGCCAAGAGTAACATGGGATCGTTGGCTCAGACCAGAAGGATGTCTTCTTCTTCTAACATTGAAATGATTAAAGGAAGGGAAGGGATCGATGAGAAAGCCAAACGGTCTGAAGATTCACTTAGGAAGGTCATGTACTTGAGCTGTTGGGGTCCTAATTAG